Proteins found in one Nocardia brasiliensis ATCC 700358 genomic segment:
- a CDS encoding CGNR zinc finger domain-containing protein, with amino-acid sequence MTREGPPETAERLVAFINTRHCPDGDDVLTDERAPGWLAGWLGSDGTELSVTPDELLALRELREGLRELAAANNAQDPDAEVLRGAATILASVPMVVTLGDDHRGPQLSATDTAPARDVIADIAHTYFTARAAGDWTRLKSCAARDCRWAYFDTSRNRSRRWCDMTNCGNRAKNRTWRERVRTAERAD; translated from the coding sequence ATGACGAGGGAAGGTCCGCCCGAGACGGCGGAACGGCTGGTGGCGTTCATCAATACGCGGCACTGCCCCGACGGGGACGATGTGCTGACCGACGAGCGCGCACCCGGCTGGCTCGCCGGCTGGCTGGGCAGCGACGGCACGGAACTGTCCGTCACGCCGGATGAGCTGCTGGCATTGCGGGAGCTGCGCGAAGGGCTGCGCGAGCTGGCGGCGGCGAACAACGCGCAGGATCCCGATGCCGAGGTATTACGCGGTGCGGCAACGATATTGGCGTCCGTGCCGATGGTGGTCACGCTCGGTGACGACCACCGGGGACCGCAGCTGTCCGCTACCGACACGGCCCCGGCCCGCGATGTCATCGCCGACATCGCGCACACCTATTTCACCGCGCGCGCTGCGGGCGACTGGACCCGGCTCAAATCCTGCGCGGCCCGGGACTGCCGCTGGGCGTATTTCGACACCTCACGCAACCGCTCGCGCCGCTGGTGCGACATGACCAACTGCGGCAACCGCGCGAAGAACCGGACCTGGCGCGAGCGGGTACGCACCGCCGAACGCGCGGACTAG
- a CDS encoding alpha/beta fold hydrolase has translation MHREHHHAGPTEDAPKPTVVLVHGAFADGSSWNDVVDRLRKDGYPVVAAANPLRGPAADATSLRGLISHIAGPVVLVGHSYGGSVISTAAAGNDQVRALVYVAAFLPAPGETALGLTGKFPGSTLAGALDPVPFTDLDGRTATDLYIRQDRFRDQFAADVPADRAALAAAAQRPIVESALGEPATVAAWTNKPSWDVVTTQDLNIPVAAQRFMAERARAHVTEVAASHSVAVSHPDVVAEVIERAARNEDH, from the coding sequence GTGCACCGCGAGCACCACCACGCCGGACCCACCGAGGACGCGCCGAAGCCGACCGTCGTGCTGGTGCACGGCGCGTTCGCGGACGGCTCGAGCTGGAACGACGTCGTCGACCGGCTGCGCAAGGACGGCTATCCCGTTGTCGCGGCGGCGAATCCGCTGCGCGGGCCCGCCGCCGACGCCACGTCGCTGCGCGGCTTGATCAGCCATATCGCCGGGCCCGTGGTCCTGGTCGGGCACTCCTACGGCGGCTCGGTGATCAGTACCGCCGCGGCCGGGAACGATCAGGTGCGGGCGCTGGTGTACGTGGCGGCGTTCCTGCCCGCGCCGGGGGAGACCGCGCTCGGGCTCACCGGCAAGTTCCCCGGCTCCACCCTCGCCGGCGCGCTGGACCCGGTCCCGTTCACCGACCTCGACGGCCGCACGGCCACCGATCTCTACATTCGGCAGGACCGGTTCCGCGACCAGTTCGCCGCCGATGTGCCCGCCGACCGCGCGGCGCTGGCCGCCGCGGCGCAACGCCCGATCGTCGAGTCCGCGCTCGGCGAACCGGCCACCGTCGCCGCCTGGACCAACAAGCCCAGCTGGGATGTGGTCACCACACAGGACCTGAACATTCCCGTTGCGGCGCAACGGTTCATGGCCGAACGGGCGCGCGCCCACGTCACCGAGGTAGCCGCGTCGCACTCGGTCGCCGTCTCCCACCCCGATGTGGTCGCCGAGGTGATCGAGCGCGCCGCACGCAACGAAGACCACTGA
- a CDS encoding DNA translocase FtsK, translating into MAGKSRSTTTTRARAGSARGRTTTARTRSATPRGTAAPRGRRQPARRPARRASNTAPLAVFSRGISSGWNMLARGLGATTRAVSRAGEIEHGHRRDGVALALIALSAVIAAAVWLSAGGPVGHWVGEAIRAVSGSASAGLPFVATAIAVVLMRTEARPEIRPRLVLGGLLVGLPVLGLWHVIAGAPTDPHGRAHAAGFVGFVVGGPLTDGLTAWLSVPILLLAIVFGVLLLTGTTVREVPAKLREYFGTGSGGDEYGDYDGEYDPAKYDADGFPLHTTRSKRRGRTPAENYPADEFGDGDAVTEVLGEPPLRDAKPIVTEEPPAPPKPKKQRPAKVVEVEVEDQTPPPPKQLEFVTDREVEGDYTLPPLSLLTDGDPPKKRSAANESMIEAITEVLVQFKIDAAVTGFVRGPTVTRYEVELGPGVKVEKITALARNIAYAVATENVRLLAPIPGKSAVGIEVPNADRELVRLADVLKAPSTRNDHHPLVIGLGKNIEGDYLAANLAKMPHLLVAGSTGSGKSSFVNSMLVSLLHRATPEEVRMILIDPKMVELTPYEGIPHLITPIITQPKKAAAALAWLVEEMEQRYQDMQANKVRHIDDFNKKVKSGAITAPLGSERVYRPYPYILAIVDELADLMMTAPRDVEDAIVRITQKARAAGIHLVLATQRPSVDVVTGLIKTNVPSRLAFATSSLTDSRVILDQPGAEKLIGMGDGLFLPMGANKPTRLQGAFISDEEIHAVVDFAKNQAEPEYQDGVTAAKAGEKKDVDPDIGDDLEVFIQAVELVVTSQFGSTSMLQRKLRVGFAKAGRLMDLMETRGVVGPSEGSKARDVLIKPDELDGLLWTIRGGGDEPPPDEDAG; encoded by the coding sequence ATGGCAGGTAAGTCCCGCAGCACCACGACTACTCGGGCGCGGGCGGGATCGGCGCGGGGCAGGACCACCACGGCACGGACCCGTTCGGCGACACCCCGCGGCACGGCCGCGCCGCGCGGGCGCAGGCAACCCGCCCGCCGACCGGCCCGGCGCGCGTCGAACACGGCGCCGCTCGCGGTGTTCAGCCGGGGGATCAGCAGCGGGTGGAACATGCTCGCGCGCGGCCTCGGCGCCACCACCAGGGCGGTCAGCCGGGCGGGCGAGATCGAGCACGGGCACCGTCGCGACGGTGTCGCGCTGGCACTGATCGCGTTGAGCGCGGTGATCGCCGCCGCGGTGTGGTTGTCCGCCGGCGGCCCGGTGGGGCACTGGGTCGGCGAGGCCATCCGCGCGGTCTCCGGGTCCGCGTCGGCGGGGCTGCCGTTCGTGGCGACCGCGATCGCCGTCGTGCTCATGCGCACCGAGGCCCGGCCGGAGATCCGGCCGCGACTGGTGCTCGGCGGGCTGCTGGTCGGCCTGCCGGTACTCGGACTGTGGCACGTCATCGCCGGCGCCCCGACCGATCCGCACGGGCGTGCGCACGCCGCGGGTTTCGTCGGCTTCGTGGTCGGCGGCCCGCTCACCGACGGGCTCACCGCCTGGCTCTCGGTTCCGATCCTGTTGCTGGCCATCGTGTTCGGTGTGCTGCTGCTCACCGGGACCACGGTCCGCGAGGTCCCCGCCAAACTGCGCGAGTACTTCGGCACCGGCAGCGGCGGCGACGAATACGGGGACTACGACGGCGAATACGACCCCGCGAAGTACGACGCGGACGGCTTCCCGCTGCACACGACCCGGTCGAAGCGGCGGGGCCGCACACCGGCCGAGAACTATCCCGCCGACGAGTTCGGTGACGGCGACGCGGTGACCGAGGTGCTCGGCGAACCTCCGCTGCGCGACGCGAAGCCGATCGTCACCGAGGAGCCGCCCGCGCCGCCGAAGCCGAAGAAGCAACGCCCGGCCAAGGTGGTCGAGGTCGAGGTCGAGGACCAGACCCCGCCGCCGCCGAAACAACTGGAGTTCGTCACCGACCGCGAGGTCGAGGGCGACTACACGCTGCCGCCGCTCAGTCTGCTGACCGATGGCGATCCGCCCAAGAAGCGCAGTGCCGCCAACGAATCGATGATCGAGGCGATCACCGAGGTGCTGGTGCAGTTCAAGATCGACGCGGCGGTCACCGGCTTCGTGCGTGGCCCGACGGTCACCCGCTACGAGGTCGAGCTCGGCCCGGGCGTCAAGGTCGAGAAGATCACCGCGCTGGCCCGCAACATCGCGTATGCCGTTGCCACGGAGAACGTCCGGCTGCTCGCGCCGATCCCCGGCAAGTCCGCGGTCGGCATCGAGGTGCCCAACGCCGACCGGGAACTGGTCCGCCTCGCCGACGTGCTCAAGGCGCCGTCGACCCGAAACGACCACCACCCCTTGGTGATCGGCCTCGGCAAGAACATCGAGGGCGACTATCTCGCGGCGAACCTGGCCAAGATGCCGCACCTGCTGGTGGCCGGTTCCACCGGCTCGGGTAAGTCCAGCTTCGTGAACTCGATGCTGGTCTCGCTGCTGCACCGGGCCACGCCGGAGGAGGTCAGGATGATCCTGATCGACCCGAAGATGGTGGAACTCACCCCGTACGAGGGCATTCCGCACCTGATCACGCCCATCATCACCCAGCCGAAGAAGGCCGCCGCCGCGCTGGCCTGGCTGGTGGAGGAGATGGAACAGCGCTATCAGGACATGCAGGCCAACAAGGTTCGCCACATCGACGACTTCAACAAGAAGGTGAAGTCGGGCGCGATCACCGCACCGCTCGGCAGCGAACGGGTGTACCGGCCCTACCCGTACATCCTCGCCATCGTCGACGAACTCGCCGACCTGATGATGACCGCGCCGCGCGACGTCGAGGACGCGATCGTGCGGATCACCCAAAAGGCCCGTGCCGCAGGCATACACCTGGTGCTGGCCACCCAGCGGCCCTCGGTCGACGTGGTCACCGGCTTGATCAAGACCAACGTGCCGTCCCGGTTGGCCTTCGCCACTTCGTCTCTGACGGATTCGCGGGTCATCCTGGACCAGCCGGGCGCGGAGAAACTGATCGGCATGGGCGACGGCCTGTTCCTGCCGATGGGCGCGAACAAGCCCACCCGCCTGCAGGGCGCGTTCATCAGCGACGAGGAGATCCACGCCGTCGTCGATTTCGCCAAGAACCAGGCCGAACCCGAATACCAGGACGGCGTCACCGCCGCGAAGGCGGGCGAGAAGAAGGACGTCGATCCCGATATCGGCGACGACCTGGAGGTCTTCATCCAGGCGGTGGAACTGGTCGTCACCTCGCAGTTCGGCTCCACCTCGATGTTGCAGCGCAAGCTGCGCGTCGGCTTCGCCAAGGCGGGGCGCCTGATGGACCTGATGGAAACCCGAGGCGTCGTCGGGCCGAGCGAAGGTTCCAAGGCGCGCGACGTGCTGATCAAGCCGGACGAGTTGGACGGCCTGCTGTGGACCATTCGCGGGGGTGGCGACGAGCCGCCGCCGGACGAGGACGCCGGCTGA
- a CDS encoding ABC transporter ATP-binding protein — MVSDDVAVDPSADPWSAHDATVAATGFWAMARQLPTTFAQVLRECWQVSRLDTAALVVSSLLAEIGTAVGLLATTAVLERLLAAGPTPDRVRAAAPALLLIAATLLLRGALREAATWVKSRIDPQLRRSLRTRLLRLTTDVELVAFDDDVFQNTLHRIRERAPHAVSGLVDGVLRLISGVIGVVMVTGVLGVLHPILVPLLVIALVPTWWAAVRGARMGYEMYAATSGAERRMETLTDLMADRLPAAEIRAYTMRTFLLAEFDRLAHFVQGKALRLEREQAGVRALGATLAGLAMGVVYLALGLLLFAAVLPLAVAGTAVVALRTATTALRELVESMNWSYENALFYRDYLDFCAEAQRRQERCGGTAVGTDVDRIVARDLTFTYPNAEWPALRGLSMRIEPGEIIAIVGENGSGKTTLAKILSGLYQPDSGTVTYGGVRLQDIDLRLLRDRIAVVAQNFTHWPFSARQNITIGRHDHPESAAAFDAAARAAGADAVLAGLSSGPDTLLDPTYQGGVELSGGQWQRIAVARGLYRDAPLLICDEPTAALDARTEHAVFETIRTHAAQRTVVLITHRLASVRYADRIYVLEHGRVAEHGNHDELMARGGLYHEFYSLQAQAYQAPETVE; from the coding sequence ATGGTGTCCGATGACGTGGCCGTGGACCCGTCCGCGGATCCCTGGAGCGCGCACGACGCGACCGTGGCCGCCACCGGTTTCTGGGCGATGGCCCGGCAGCTGCCCACGACCTTCGCGCAGGTGCTGCGCGAGTGCTGGCAGGTGAGCCGGCTCGACACCGCCGCGCTGGTGGTGAGCAGCCTGCTCGCCGAGATCGGTACGGCGGTCGGGCTTTTGGCCACCACCGCGGTGCTCGAACGCTTGCTCGCGGCGGGCCCGACGCCCGACCGGGTCCGCGCCGCGGCGCCCGCGCTGCTGCTGATCGCCGCGACGCTCCTGCTCCGTGGCGCCCTGCGCGAGGCCGCGACCTGGGTGAAGTCCCGGATCGACCCGCAGTTGCGCCGCAGCTTGCGCACCCGGCTGCTGCGGTTGACGACCGACGTCGAATTGGTGGCCTTCGACGACGACGTCTTCCAGAACACGCTGCACCGCATCCGGGAGCGCGCCCCGCACGCGGTCTCGGGCTTGGTCGACGGTGTGCTGCGCCTGATCTCCGGGGTGATCGGTGTCGTCATGGTGACGGGCGTGCTGGGCGTGCTGCACCCGATCCTGGTGCCGCTGTTGGTGATCGCGCTCGTCCCGACGTGGTGGGCGGCCGTCCGCGGGGCCCGGATGGGCTACGAGATGTATGCCGCGACCAGCGGCGCCGAACGCCGGATGGAGACCCTGACCGATCTGATGGCGGATCGTCTCCCCGCCGCCGAGATCCGCGCCTACACCATGCGGACGTTCCTGCTCGCGGAATTCGACCGCCTGGCCCATTTCGTGCAGGGCAAGGCCTTGCGGCTCGAGCGCGAACAGGCGGGCGTTCGCGCGCTCGGGGCGACTCTCGCCGGGCTCGCGATGGGCGTGGTGTATCTGGCGCTCGGCCTGCTGCTCTTCGCGGCCGTCCTGCCGCTGGCCGTGGCGGGCACCGCGGTGGTCGCCCTGCGCACCGCGACGACGGCACTGCGCGAGCTGGTCGAAAGCATGAACTGGAGTTACGAGAACGCGCTGTTCTACCGGGACTACCTCGACTTCTGTGCCGAAGCGCAACGGCGACAGGAACGTTGCGGTGGGACGGCGGTGGGTACGGACGTGGACCGCATCGTTGCCCGGGATCTCACCTTCACCTACCCGAATGCCGAGTGGCCTGCCTTGCGCGGGCTCAGCATGCGAATCGAACCCGGCGAGATCATCGCCATCGTGGGCGAGAACGGTTCCGGCAAAACGACACTCGCCAAGATTCTCAGCGGCCTGTACCAACCCGACTCCGGCACAGTCACTTACGGCGGCGTGCGGCTGCAGGACATCGACTTGCGGCTGCTGCGGGACCGAATCGCGGTGGTGGCGCAGAACTTCACGCACTGGCCCTTCTCGGCTCGGCAGAACATCACCATCGGCCGCCACGATCACCCGGAATCGGCGGCCGCGTTCGACGCGGCGGCGCGGGCCGCGGGGGCCGATGCGGTGCTGGCCGGTCTGTCCAGCGGGCCGGACACCTTGCTCGACCCCACCTATCAGGGCGGGGTCGAGCTGTCCGGCGGGCAGTGGCAGCGGATCGCGGTGGCGCGCGGCCTGTACCGGGACGCCCCGCTGCTGATCTGCGACGAACCGACCGCGGCCTTGGACGCGCGCACCGAGCACGCCGTCTTCGAGACGATCCGCACGCACGCCGCGCAGCGCACGGTCGTGCTCATCACGCATCGGCTGGCCAGCGTGCGCTACGCCGATCGGATCTATGTCCTCGAACACGGCCGGGTGGCCGAGCACGGCAATCACGACGAACTCATGGCCCGCGGCGGCCTCTACCATGAGTTCTACTCTTTGCAGGCGCAGGCCTACCAAGCGCCGGAGACGGTGGAATAG
- a CDS encoding WD40 repeat domain-containing protein, whose product MEAASARRHFAERLAALFELAGAPPVKSVVRRANLRTAPGSSPVTVQRISDWRRGARLPATFETVLPTLAVLIGDAKKRTQSADLDRTLLDPAHWRAAWQAAKADQNRTALVVREPDHPPYRGLSPYRTEDADLYFGRDSVRESVVDAITAVTDDGELPRLVLLIGVSGAGKSSLLAAGLQADAGARAPVLIAPGTRPAEALRAALDATGPDDEVLLLIDQGEELFTRCTEDARRAFLDELGRISAPDARRKVTTVMAIRSDFFNDVIQYPLLAAAMKDASVIVGAMTEAELRDVIVRPALACGVKVEPALVDVVLHDLDTATSGDGKAALLPLLSHVLDATWARRRGRTLTLEAYREAGEMAGSVAATAERAWSQLSAEEEVAARAVLLTLIIIGPRSVTRDRLPLRRVVEEAVDPRLAERVIAHLVDARIVLVHDGEIELLHDAVPRVWPRMAEWVDAEKEFGPARHRIEDDARTWLDQGTPDTLLYDAERLETVDVVTGNGGSINRTAREFVARSRRQVAAASARRRFLRTAAVLLVVVALLAATVAISQYRVVTHERTDAAVAALIHESQRIASFDPTESARMALAAYRIRPGNPDTQARLLSTQAYPVIRASAQRHAGKINGLAYFAERRLIASAGDDTQVRLWTVGDDDQAVALGDGLGGHERAVAAVAFGPDGGLLVSVGYDQAVRLWDVRDPARVRVLGTLDIGTPALSVVFAAQGRAIVVAGENGELSLVDVTDPAEPILRERLPAHTDAIRNLATDAGGSLLASGGDDGTVRLWDIADPTRLGPLGAPLPPANSAVHALAIGPGDLLAVGAANGAVRLWSLADRTAPREFGVPQTMHTASVDALLFGPLGLLASGAADGTVLLWQLTAGGFVPIGRPIGGNRGAISGLGVTASVHLISAGGDGRIHLWTRPPADIPVTTEAPFTSVELDAAGSRLVTAGEDGRFQVWLVGPDQVVLAADVPAAPGLGHGVRVDIRADGAGLAVADADGGAVQLWSSADPARPIPVGAPLRTRTRYFTGAQYTPDGQVLVTGDDDYSIRLWAVGDPAAPRPLGTATSQSRRSFRSLAVSRDGTLVATGSGDAAIYLWDIRDRDRPVLRTTLTGHEGPVTTLAFGNDARHLFSAADDGTIRSWDLSRPSESAQIAAVHTAAVADLSLDHTGRRLATAGADQSVRLWDVSDPARPRALGRSISSDIGARWFVRFDRADDKRLFGVANLASERWVTDPAVVADELCRTIPVAPEPLDSGGSTVSYSGIDLCR is encoded by the coding sequence GTGGAGGCAGCGAGTGCGCGCCGGCATTTCGCCGAACGACTGGCCGCGCTGTTCGAACTCGCCGGTGCGCCACCGGTCAAGTCGGTGGTGCGCCGCGCGAACCTGCGAACCGCGCCCGGCAGTAGCCCGGTCACCGTCCAGCGAATCAGCGATTGGCGACGCGGCGCCCGGCTGCCCGCCACCTTCGAGACGGTACTGCCGACCCTCGCCGTGCTGATCGGCGACGCGAAAAAGCGCACGCAGTCAGCCGATCTGGACCGCACCCTGCTCGATCCGGCGCACTGGCGTGCTGCCTGGCAGGCGGCGAAAGCCGACCAGAACCGAACCGCGCTAGTGGTTCGCGAACCCGATCACCCGCCGTATCGCGGACTCTCGCCCTATCGCACCGAGGACGCGGACCTGTATTTCGGTCGCGACAGTGTTCGTGAATCCGTCGTGGATGCGATCACCGCGGTCACGGACGACGGCGAACTGCCGAGGCTGGTCCTGCTGATCGGTGTCTCGGGCGCGGGCAAATCATCCCTGCTGGCCGCGGGCCTCCAGGCCGACGCGGGGGCGCGGGCGCCGGTCTTGATCGCCCCGGGCACTCGTCCGGCCGAAGCGCTGCGGGCCGCGCTCGACGCGACCGGACCGGACGACGAGGTGCTGTTGCTCATCGACCAGGGCGAGGAGCTGTTCACCCGGTGCACCGAGGACGCCCGCCGTGCATTCCTCGACGAACTCGGCCGGATCAGCGCACCGGACGCGCGGCGCAAGGTCACCACCGTCATGGCGATCCGCTCCGACTTCTTCAACGACGTCATCCAGTACCCGCTACTGGCCGCGGCGATGAAGGACGCCTCGGTCATCGTCGGCGCGATGACCGAGGCGGAATTGCGGGACGTGATCGTGCGGCCCGCGCTCGCCTGCGGCGTCAAGGTCGAGCCCGCGCTCGTCGACGTCGTGCTGCACGATCTGGACACCGCGACGTCCGGCGACGGCAAAGCCGCACTACTGCCCCTGCTTTCGCACGTGCTCGACGCGACGTGGGCGCGCCGCCGCGGTCGCACGCTCACACTCGAGGCGTACCGCGAGGCGGGGGAAATGGCGGGCTCGGTGGCCGCCACCGCCGAACGGGCCTGGTCCCAGCTGAGCGCCGAGGAGGAGGTCGCCGCACGCGCAGTGCTGCTGACGCTGATCATCATCGGCCCACGCTCGGTGACCCGCGATCGCCTTCCCCTGCGCCGCGTGGTCGAGGAGGCCGTCGATCCCCGGTTGGCCGAACGGGTGATCGCGCACCTGGTCGATGCCCGGATCGTGCTCGTGCACGACGGCGAGATCGAACTGCTGCACGACGCGGTCCCCCGGGTATGGCCGCGGATGGCCGAATGGGTCGACGCGGAAAAGGAATTCGGCCCGGCACGCCACCGGATCGAGGACGACGCGCGGACCTGGCTCGACCAGGGCACCCCGGACACGCTGCTGTACGACGCCGAGCGGCTGGAAACCGTCGACGTGGTGACCGGCAACGGCGGTTCGATCAACCGGACCGCCCGGGAGTTCGTCGCGCGATCACGACGTCAGGTCGCGGCCGCCTCGGCCCGGCGCAGATTCTTGCGCACGGCGGCCGTCCTGCTCGTGGTCGTCGCGCTGCTCGCGGCGACGGTGGCGATCTCGCAGTATCGCGTGGTCACCCACGAACGCACCGACGCCGCGGTCGCCGCGCTGATCCACGAATCGCAGCGCATCGCGAGTTTCGATCCGACGGAATCCGCGCGAATGGCCTTGGCCGCCTATCGAATCCGCCCGGGCAACCCGGACACGCAGGCCCGTCTGCTGTCCACCCAGGCCTATCCCGTGATCCGCGCGTCCGCCCAGCGGCACGCGGGAAAGATCAACGGGCTCGCGTATTTCGCCGAGCGGCGGTTGATCGCCAGCGCCGGCGACGACACCCAGGTCCGCCTGTGGACGGTGGGCGACGACGACCAGGCGGTGGCGCTCGGTGACGGGCTCGGCGGACATGAGCGCGCGGTCGCCGCGGTGGCGTTCGGGCCGGACGGTGGCCTGCTCGTCAGTGTCGGCTACGACCAGGCGGTTCGGCTGTGGGATGTCCGGGATCCGGCCCGGGTGCGCGTCCTCGGCACGCTCGATATCGGAACACCTGCCCTGTCGGTGGTTTTCGCGGCGCAGGGGCGTGCGATCGTCGTCGCCGGTGAGAACGGCGAGCTGTCGCTGGTGGACGTCACCGACCCCGCCGAGCCGATCCTGCGGGAGCGGCTGCCCGCGCACACCGACGCGATCCGGAATCTGGCCACCGACGCGGGCGGGTCGCTGCTCGCGAGCGGTGGCGACGACGGCACCGTTCGACTCTGGGATATCGCCGATCCCACCCGTCTCGGTCCACTCGGTGCGCCCTTGCCCCCGGCGAACAGCGCCGTGCATGCCTTGGCGATCGGGCCGGGCGATCTGCTCGCGGTCGGGGCCGCGAACGGTGCCGTGCGGCTGTGGTCGCTCGCCGACCGCACGGCGCCACGCGAATTCGGCGTCCCGCAGACCATGCACACCGCGTCCGTCGACGCACTCCTGTTCGGCCCGCTCGGCCTGCTGGCCTCCGGGGCCGCCGACGGCACCGTCCTGCTGTGGCAGCTGACCGCCGGCGGTTTCGTGCCGATCGGCCGCCCGATCGGCGGTAATCGCGGCGCCATCTCCGGTCTCGGGGTGACCGCGAGCGTGCACCTCATCTCCGCCGGCGGCGATGGCCGGATCCACCTGTGGACGCGCCCGCCCGCGGACATCCCGGTGACCACCGAAGCGCCGTTCACCTCGGTGGAACTCGATGCGGCAGGTTCGCGGCTGGTCACCGCCGGGGAGGACGGGCGGTTCCAGGTGTGGCTGGTCGGGCCCGATCAGGTCGTGCTTGCCGCCGATGTACCGGCCGCGCCCGGCCTCGGTCACGGCGTCCGGGTCGATATCAGAGCCGACGGCGCGGGCTTGGCCGTCGCGGATGCCGACGGCGGTGCCGTGCAGCTGTGGAGTTCGGCCGACCCGGCCCGGCCGATCCCGGTCGGCGCACCGTTGCGCACCCGCACCCGGTACTTCACCGGCGCCCAGTACACGCCGGACGGGCAGGTCCTCGTCACCGGTGACGACGACTACTCGATCCGCCTCTGGGCGGTCGGCGATCCGGCGGCCCCGCGGCCGCTGGGCACCGCGACGTCGCAGAGCCGCCGCTCGTTCCGATCCCTCGCGGTGTCCCGAGACGGCACGCTGGTCGCCACCGGGTCCGGCGATGCCGCGATCTATCTGTGGGACATCCGCGATCGAGACCGGCCGGTGCTGCGCACCACCTTGACCGGACACGAAGGCCCGGTCACCACACTGGCTTTCGGGAACGACGCGCGGCACCTGTTCAGCGCCGCCGACGACGGCACCATCCGATCGTGGGATCTGAGCCGCCCGAGCGAGTCGGCGCAGATCGCCGCCGTGCACACTGCCGCGGTCGCGGATCTGTCACTCGACCACACCGGCCGCCGCCTCGCGACCGCGGGTGCGGACCAATCCGTCCGGCTGTGGGATGTCAGCGATCCCGCACGACCGCGGGCGCTGGGCCGCTCGATCTCCTCGGATATCGGCGCGCGCTGGTTCGTGCGCTTCGACCGGGCCGACGACAAACGACTGTTCGGCGTCGCCAACCTGGCCTCCGAACGCTGGGTCACCGATCCCGCGGTGGTGGCGGATGAACTGTGCCGCACGATCCCGGTCGCGCCGGAACCCCTCGATTCCGGCGGTTCGACGGTGTCCTACTCCGGTATCGACCTGTGCCGCTGA
- a CDS encoding YkgB family protein, translating to MSTITRTPTFDRVTALPQLGAAISRYGLALVILWIGAMKFFSFEAQGIQPLIASSPLMSWLYDFLSVDALSAVIGVVEVVIGLLIVAWRFAPRAALLGSLGAVLLFLTTLSFMLTSPGVWQPGYGFPFLGAGGGFLLKDLVLLGVSVVTAGEALTLVRARRQ from the coding sequence ATGTCCACCATCACCCGGACCCCGACGTTCGATCGAGTGACCGCACTACCGCAGCTGGGCGCGGCGATCAGTCGCTACGGCCTCGCACTGGTCATCCTCTGGATCGGTGCGATGAAGTTCTTTTCTTTTGAGGCACAAGGCATTCAGCCGCTGATCGCGAGTTCGCCGCTGATGTCCTGGCTCTACGATTTCCTGAGCGTCGACGCGCTCTCCGCGGTGATCGGCGTGGTCGAGGTGGTGATCGGACTCCTGATCGTCGCCTGGCGGTTCGCGCCACGCGCGGCCTTGCTCGGCAGCCTGGGGGCGGTGCTCCTGTTCCTGACCACGCTGAGCTTCATGCTCACCAGCCCCGGTGTCTGGCAGCCGGGTTACGGTTTCCCGTTCCTCGGTGCGGGCGGCGGCTTTCTACTGAAGGACCTGGTGCTGCTCGGCGTCTCGGTGGTCACCGCGGGCGAGGCCCTGACCCTGGTGCGAGCCCGGCGTCAGTGA
- a CDS encoding TIGR03085 family metal-binding protein, with translation MSMAQRERQQLVQAMAAAGPEAPTLCGSWTVRDLAAHLVVRERRPDAAPGILLKPLAGYLEGVQAKAARKPFPELLDEVRTGPPWWSPLRPVDAIVNLSEMFVHHEDVRRGAPGWTPRELPAADEAALWALVRRMAVRSYRKAPVRVVLATPDGERATAGAKSGGEVTLTGKPSELLLHAFGRDQVRLATTGEPEAVRAVLGTDRSI, from the coding sequence ATGAGCATGGCGCAGCGCGAACGGCAGCAGTTGGTGCAGGCGATGGCGGCTGCCGGGCCGGAGGCGCCGACGCTGTGCGGCTCGTGGACGGTGCGCGACCTCGCCGCCCATCTGGTGGTGCGCGAGCGCAGACCGGACGCGGCGCCGGGCATCCTGCTGAAGCCGTTGGCCGGGTATCTCGAAGGGGTACAGGCGAAAGCGGCCCGCAAACCGTTCCCAGAACTGCTCGACGAGGTGCGCACCGGGCCGCCGTGGTGGTCGCCGCTGCGTCCGGTGGACGCGATCGTGAATCTGTCCGAGATGTTCGTGCACCACGAGGACGTGCGCCGCGGCGCGCCCGGCTGGACGCCGCGCGAGCTGCCCGCCGCCGACGAGGCCGCGCTGTGGGCGCTGGTGCGCCGCATGGCCGTCCGCTCCTATCGCAAGGCGCCGGTGCGGGTCGTGCTCGCCACGCCGGACGGCGAGCGGGCGACGGCCGGTGCGAAATCGGGCGGCGAGGTGACGTTGACCGGCAAACCGTCGGAACTGCTGCTGCACGCGTTCGGTCGCGACCAGGTGCGATTGGCGACGACCGGCGAGCCGGAGGCGGTCCGCGCCGTGCTGGGCACGGACCGCTCGATCTGA